In the Quercus lobata isolate SW786 chromosome 5, ValleyOak3.0 Primary Assembly, whole genome shotgun sequence genome, one interval contains:
- the LOC115992770 gene encoding DNA-dependent metalloprotease WSS1-like isoform X1 produces the protein MDLSDLNKVWEIKPLKTIGEDEARLILERVAKQVQPIMRKRKWKVKILSEFGPANPSLLGLNIGGGAEVKLRLRRPNREWDFFPYEQILDTMLHELCHNEYGPHNTDFYNLLDEIRKECDELLAKGITGTGKGFDLPGRRLGGFSYQPSLASLRQTALAAAENRARRGALLPSGPNRVGGDSNIKAALSPIQAAAMAAERRLRDDLWCGSKSLESNTDLDKGIGSSLGPSERSIDMTFSDGVSTRTSPMASMPGQETVDGQATWKCNTCTLLNQPLALTCEACGTPKHKETANFKVWSCKFCTLDNNVNVERCLACGEWRYSYGPPTSARGPYVGT, from the exons ATGGACCTTAGTGATCTTAACAAGGTTTGGGAAATCAAACCTCTGAAGACGATTGGGGAGGATGAAGCCAGATTAATTCTTGAGcgagttgccaaacaagttcAACCAATCATGCGCAAACGTAAATGGAAAGTCAAAATCCTTTCTGAATTCGG TCCTGCCAATCCGTCACTTCTAGGGCTGAACATAGGAGGAGGTGCTGAGGTTAAGCTTAGATTGCGGAGGCCAAACAGAGAATGGGATTTCTTCCCTTATGAACAGATTCTTGATACTATGCTTCATGAGCTTTGTCACAATGAGTATGGCCCTCACAACACTGATTTTTACAACCTCTTGGATGAAATTAGAAAG GAATGTGATGAACTGTTAGCTAAAGGGATTACAGGCACTGGGAAAGGATTTGATCTTCCTGGGAGACGTTTGGGTGGGTTTTCTTATCAACCCTCTTTGGCATCCTTGCGGCAGACTGCCTTGGCCGCAGCAGAAAACAGAGCCCGGCGTGGAGCTCTTTTGCCATCAGGACCTAACCGTGTAGGTGGTGATAGTAACATTAAGGCAGCTCTCAGCCCTATACAAGCTGCAGCCATGGCTGCAGAAAGGAGACTACGTGATGATTTATGGTGTGGGTCCAAGTCTTTGGAGAGTAACACTGACTTGGACAAAGGTATTGGATCATCTTTAGGGCCTTCTGAAAGGTCAATAGATATGACATTTTCTGATGGTGTATCTACCCGAACTTCCCCTATGGCATCCATGCCTGGTCAGGAGACGGTAGATGGCCAAGCAACATGGAAATGCAACACATGTACTCTTTTAAATCAG CCCTTGGCACTTACATGTGAAGCCTGTGGAACACCTAAGCACAAGGAGACTGCTAATTTCAAGGTTTGGTCCTGCAAATTTTGTACCCTGGACAACAATGTTAATGTGGAGAGATGCTTAGCTTGTGGAGAGTGGCGATATTCGTACGGTCCACCTACCTCTGCTCGTGGACCCTATGTTGGCACTTGA
- the LOC115992770 gene encoding DNA-dependent metalloprotease WSS1-like isoform X2: MDLSDLNKVWEIKPLKTIGEDEARLILERVAKQVQPIMRKRKWKVKILSEFGPANPSLLGLNIGGGAEVKLRLRRPNREWDFFPYEQILDTMLHELCHNEYGPHNTDFYNLLDEIRKECDELLAKGITGTGKGFDLPGRRLGGFSYQPSLASLRQTALAAAENRARRGALLPSGPNRVGGDSNIKAALSPIQAAAMAAERRLRDDLWCGSKSLESNTDLDKGIGSSLGPSERSIDMTFSDGVSTRTSPMASMPGQETVDGQATWKCNTCTLLNQDLIL, from the exons ATGGACCTTAGTGATCTTAACAAGGTTTGGGAAATCAAACCTCTGAAGACGATTGGGGAGGATGAAGCCAGATTAATTCTTGAGcgagttgccaaacaagttcAACCAATCATGCGCAAACGTAAATGGAAAGTCAAAATCCTTTCTGAATTCGG TCCTGCCAATCCGTCACTTCTAGGGCTGAACATAGGAGGAGGTGCTGAGGTTAAGCTTAGATTGCGGAGGCCAAACAGAGAATGGGATTTCTTCCCTTATGAACAGATTCTTGATACTATGCTTCATGAGCTTTGTCACAATGAGTATGGCCCTCACAACACTGATTTTTACAACCTCTTGGATGAAATTAGAAAG GAATGTGATGAACTGTTAGCTAAAGGGATTACAGGCACTGGGAAAGGATTTGATCTTCCTGGGAGACGTTTGGGTGGGTTTTCTTATCAACCCTCTTTGGCATCCTTGCGGCAGACTGCCTTGGCCGCAGCAGAAAACAGAGCCCGGCGTGGAGCTCTTTTGCCATCAGGACCTAACCGTGTAGGTGGTGATAGTAACATTAAGGCAGCTCTCAGCCCTATACAAGCTGCAGCCATGGCTGCAGAAAGGAGACTACGTGATGATTTATGGTGTGGGTCCAAGTCTTTGGAGAGTAACACTGACTTGGACAAAGGTATTGGATCATCTTTAGGGCCTTCTGAAAGGTCAATAGATATGACATTTTCTGATGGTGTATCTACCCGAACTTCCCCTATGGCATCCATGCCTGGTCAGGAGACGGTAGATGGCCAAGCAACATGGAAATGCAACACATGTACTCTTTTAAATCAG GATTTGATCTTGTGA
- the LOC115993157 gene encoding mitogen-activated protein kinase kinase 5-like — MRPQQPPQPQSQVGPTSKQGFRSRRRPDLTLPLPLRDPALAVPLPLPPTSLPSSSSSSSSSSNSNSNSNSASATSSSEETSNHRNRNALCFHYSQLERANRIGSGTGGTVYRVIHKPTGRVFALKVIYGNHDDSVRRQICTEIEILRDVDNPNVVKCHDMFDHNGEIQVLLEYMDRGSLEGVHIANERQLSDLARQILAGLAYLHRRHIVHRDIKPSNLLLNARNQVKIADFGVSRILAQTMDPCNSSVGTIAYMSPERINTDLNDGQYNAYAGDIWSFGVSILEFYMGRFPFAVSRQGDWASLMCAICMSQPPEAPATASREFRDFISCCLQREPRGRWTASQLLRHPFIVQHNVQVNNQVNQNLHQLLPPPRPLNSQ, encoded by the coding sequence ATGAGGCCACAACAACCCCCACAACCCCAATCCCAAGTGGGTCCCACATCAAAACAAGGCTTCCGCTCACGCCGCCGCCCAGATCTAACCCTCCCTCTCCCACTACGGGACCCAGCTCTAGCCGTCCCCCTCCCTCTCCCCCCAACATCTctcccctcctcctcctcctcctccagcTCCTCCTCCAACTCCAACTCCAACTCCAACTCCGCCTCCGCCACGTCATCCAGCGAAGAAACCTCGAATCACAGAAACAGAAACGCTCTATGCTTCCACTACTCCCAGCTCGAGCGAGCCAATCGAATCGGGAGCGGCACGGGAGGGACCGTGTACCGAGTGATCCACAAGCCCACAGGCAGAGTCTTCGCCCTCAAGGTCATCTACGGGAACCACGACGACTCGGTCCGCCGCCAGATCTGCACCGAAATCGAGATCCTCCGCGACGTGGACAACCCGAACGTGGTCAAATGCCACGACATGTTCGACCACAACGGCGAAATCCAGGTCCTGCTGGAGTACATGGATCGGGGCTCGCTGGAAGGTGTGCACATCGCGAACGAGCGCCAGCTCTCCGATCTAGCCCGCCAGATCCTCGCCGGACTCGCATACTTGCACCGGCGGCACATCGTCCACCGCGACATCAAGCCCTCGAACCTCTTGCTCAACGCGAGGAACCAGGTCAAGATCGCCGACTTCGGGGTCTCGAGAATCTTGGCGCAGACCATGGACCCGTGTAACTCCTCGGTGGGCACAATCGCCTACATGAGTCCCGAGAGGATCAACACCGATTTGAACGACGGGCAGTACAATGCGTACGCTGGGGATATATGGAGTTTCGGGGTTAGCATTCTCGAGTTCTACATGGGTCGGTTCCCGTTCGCGGTTTCGAGGCAAGGGGATTGGGCGAGCTTGATGTGCGCCATTTGTATGTCGCAGCCGCCGGAGGCGCCGGCCACGGCGTCGAGGGAGTTCAGGGACTTTATCTCCTGTTGTTTGCAGAGAGAGCCGAGGGGAAGGTGGACGGCTTCGCAGTTGTTAAGGCACCCATTCATTGTGCAACACAATGTTCAGGTGAACAATCAGGTGAATCAGAATCTTCATCAACTTTTACCTCCTCCACGCCCGCTTAATTCTCAGTAG
- the LOC115991322 gene encoding mannosyl-oligosaccharide 1,2-alpha-mannosidase MNS1-like yields the protein MARTSRSSVSKWRYCQPSYYLKRPQRLALLFIAFVCCSLFVWDRQTLTREHEVEVSKLTEELTTLRNLLEDIKNAHGDALGKINIGGELPKKEVPEDPIEIERRQKVKEAMLHAWSSYEQYAWGQDELQPQSKNGVDSFGGLGATLIDSLDTLYIMGLEEQFQKAREWIANSLDFNKDYEASVFETTIRVVGGLLSAYDLSNDQVFLDKAKDIADRLLPAWDTPSGIPYNIINLAHGRPHNPGWTGGESILADSGTEQLEFIALSQRTGDPKYQQKVENVIAQINKTFPDDGLLPIYISPQRGTSQYSTITFGAMGDSFYEYLLKVWIQGNKTPAVKLYREMWEKSMKGLLSLIRRTTPSS from the exons atggcGAGGACTAGTAGATCGTCTGTGAGCAAATGGAGGTACTGTCAGCCGTCGTATTATCTAAAACGACCTCAACGCTTGGCTTTGTTGTTCATTGCTTTCGTTTGTTGCTCTCTCTTCGTTTGGGATCGTCAAACTTTGACCAGAGAGCACGAG GTAGAAGTTTCCAAGTTAACTGAAGAATTGACCACTTTGCGGAATTTG TTGGAAGACATAAAGAATGCTCATGGTGATGCACTTGGGAAGATTAATATTGGTGGTGAGCTCCCCAAGAAAGAGGTTCCAGAAGATCCAATAGAAATTGAGCGAAGACAGAAAGTAAAAGAAGCCATGCTTCATGCATGGAGTTCATACGAGCAGTATGCGTGGGGCCAAGATGAACTTCAG CCACAGTCAAAGAATGGTGTCGATAGCTTTGGTGGTCTTGGAGCAACTCTAATAGACTCACTTGATACATTGTATATCATGGGTCTTGAGGAGCAGTTCCAGAAAGCTAGGGA GTGGATTGCAAATTCATTGGATTTTAACAAGGATTATGAGGCTAGCGTTTTTGAGACAACCATAAG AGTTGTTGGTGGACTACTTAGTGCATATGATCTTTCAAATGACCAAGTTTTCCTCGACAAGGCTAAGGATATTGCTGATAGATTACTTCCTGCATGGGATACACCTTCTGGGATCCCTTATAACATAATTAACCTGGCACATGGAAGGCCACACAACCCTGGATGGACCGGG GGGGAAAGTATCCTTGCAGATTCTGGCACAGAGCAGCTGGAGTTTATTGCTCTATCTCAGAGGACAGGAGACCCAAAGTATCAGCAGAAG GTGGAGAATGTTATAGCACAGATTAATAAAACTTTTCCTGATGATGGCTTGCTTCCTATCTATATTAGTCCGCAAAGAGGAACATCACAATACTCTACCATAACCTTTGGTGCTATGGGTGACAG CTTTTATGAATACTTGCTCAAAGTTTGGATACAGGGGAATAAGACTCCTGCTGTGAAGCTTTATAG AGAAATGTGGGAGAAATCAATGAAAGGTCTATTAAGCTTGATTAGGAGAACAACACCATCATCT